From one Acidobacteriota bacterium genomic stretch:
- a CDS encoding response regulator transcription factor, translating to MTEAKVLIVDDEQQITRVLRTALSTQGYDLRIAHNGVQALEIAHQWKPDLVITDLAMPEMDGVELCRELRSVSQVPIIVLSVRNQDRMKIEALDAGADDYVTKPFSIQELQARARAQLRRSTAASSGEKPVIALGDFTIDLPQHRVVVRGQEVHLTPKQFDLLLVLARHPGQVLTHRALLHAVWGTNADQPEYLRVNIGQLRKKIEATDEPRYILTEPWIGYRFRPTGDNEL from the coding sequence ATGACGGAAGCAAAGGTTCTCATCGTCGACGACGAGCAGCAGATCACCCGCGTCCTTCGTACCGCGCTCTCGACGCAAGGCTACGATCTTCGCATCGCGCACAACGGCGTCCAGGCGCTGGAGATCGCGCACCAATGGAAGCCCGACCTCGTCATCACCGACCTCGCCATGCCCGAGATGGATGGCGTGGAGCTGTGCCGCGAGCTGCGCTCCGTCTCGCAGGTCCCCATCATCGTGCTCTCCGTGCGCAACCAGGACCGCATGAAGATCGAGGCACTCGACGCCGGCGCCGACGACTACGTCACCAAGCCCTTCTCCATCCAGGAGCTTCAGGCCCGTGCGCGCGCGCAGCTTCGCCGCTCCACCGCAGCCTCCTCCGGCGAAAAGCCTGTCATCGCGCTCGGAGACTTCACCATCGACCTGCCACAACACCGCGTCGTCGTTCGCGGACAGGAGGTCCACCTCACGCCTAAGCAGTTCGACCTCCTCCTCGTTCTCGCGCGCCATCCAGGTCAGGTGCTCACGCACCGAGCGCTGCTGCACGCCGTTTGGGGAACCAACGCCGACCAGCCCGAGTATCTTCGCGTCAACATCGGCCAGCTCCGCAAGAAGATCGAGGCCACCGACGAGCCGCGCTACATCCTCACCGAACCGTGGATCGGCTACCGCTTCCGCCCGACAGGCGACAACGAACTTTGA